In the Telopea speciosissima isolate NSW1024214 ecotype Mountain lineage chromosome 6, Tspe_v1, whole genome shotgun sequence genome, AAGTTGATTTTAGACAGTCCAGAATGAGGTCGAATTTATAATTCAGAAGGGATTTTAACTTACTACTGTTTTTACAAAAGCTTCTAATACTTGCAATAGTTCATATGCAAATGGCTACTTGTTTGTACTGTGTAGTAAACAGCTTCcaataatccccccccccccataaataaataaataaataaataataataataatttattaagTAATAAAAGAACACTCTACCATAGTGGAACCTGGTTTTTCCAGACTTCTGGTTCATTTCCCTCTTTTTGCCTACTATTttcatttagttttttttttaaccttcttTTCCTGtcgttttttatgttttctttgcctttaaaaaaaaataaaaataaaaaatctatcagatctctctcttcccaatTGTGAGTATAAACCCGCATTTCTGTGTGgcccttttcctttccttttccatttaAAACTCTCGTCTTAGTGTTTACAAAACTACggaaatagaaaaataatgTTGGACATTTAAGGCTAGGATCTGCAAAACGGGTCAATGTATAAACCAAAATCATGAACTGGTCATGACAAATCAATGGTGCAGCAAAACAGGTACTTATCGAAAAACTCTTAAGAAGACTTTCTTGTCTCCTAGCAAACCCATATTTCTATGTGGAAACTTGGGGAGATGTTTTCTTGTCTCTGACTTGTGCTTTATCTGCTGCCAAATTTTAAGCAGTGATGAACTGAACAAATGTGGGCACGcacttgttttgttttgtttggatccacgtagccaaccccattaagttgggataaggctgagtttattgtttgttgttgttgatgaacTGAACAAATGTGGTCACTTACCGTTGGAATTTCTCAGGTGAAGGCTCTTTATGTGAAAAACTTGCCCGACAATACTACGCCTGAGCAATTGAAGGAATTATTTCAACGGCATGGGGAGGTTACAAAAGTTGTTCTGCCTCCTGCTAAAGCTGGGCAGAGCAAGCGGGAGTTTGGATTTATCCATTTTGCAGAAAGGTCAAGTGCTTTGAAGGCTgttaaagaaacagaaaagtacaaaattgctgGTAATTTTCTTCTACATACTGCCAATTTCTGTGATACATATTAAGGGgtggtggggaggggggaggaaaCCTTCAAATTTTGAATAACTGTCTGTTATTTCAATAGCTTAAAGCCTTGAATGTTTGTTTCAGCTTATACTGTGCtcaaatggggaaaaaaaaaatctattttagtTAGATGAACAACCACTAGTTATTGATGAGAGGCACCCAAATGGTAGAGAAAAGCATACAAAATAGTATGGTCATAAAATAAGATCTTTATGCCTGCATACATTTCATCAGGAATCCTATGGGGTTGGTCAAGGATAGGAAGCACCCTTAATGATTTGCTATGAAATTACTCGACTTAGGCCTCCCATGTAATGAGATGTGCATAAAAGAAGTCAGGAACCAAACCCTTCTTAAGGGGTGTTTGAAATTCCAAGGACCCGACGATGAGGTGAGTTTATCCAGCCAATAACTGAAATTGGATGTCCTTTCTCCACAAATAATCTTATTTGTTTTCTACAAGAATGTCTTTGGAGTTTGACTTACAATTATCATAAGAGACTGCTTTTGAGTTAGGCATGAAAGGCATATATATGGCTACTAGTTGTGTGTTTTCAGTGTTACATGAATAGGATTGTTCAATTCCACTCCTGTCAAAACCATTCGTGACACCCTGATGCCAAGGATCCAATGTCTTGAGTACTGCATTTTGGGAAAATGATCTGGATTGTTGGGGGAAAAAATGGAATAGAATCATCTGATCTGTATTTGTTGTTTGGCATCAATGGGTATGTTGATGGTGTCGATTAATGTTGTGTCATGCTCTCATTGTGTGCCTGCTGTGTTTATGGCGTGTACAAGGTAGAgcatcttttttttcccctcccacCCGACCTGAGTATCCTTGTTATGTGATCTAGTTTCTATGGGGTTGTATGCTAGGAATGGCTTCTCAACTTTTGCCCCCTGTTTACTGGATTTCTTGTTGACTCTTGATTGCTTTTTGTGTGATGATGGATTCGTTTGTTGATCTGCTCTATAGGCCATGTATTAGATGTTTCCCTTGCTAAGCCTCAGAATGACAAGAAATTTGATTCGACTTATTCCAATAAACCTGGAGTGTTTCCAAATCACCTTCCATATGCTGGTTATGGTTTTGTGGGAAATCCATATGGAACTCTAGGTGCAGGATATGGTGCTGTTACTGGATTTCAGCAGGTAAGTTAAATTTGACAATTACTGGTTTCCTTCAAATAATATCACCATCTCTCTGTATCTAATGGAAATTTTTCTATTTGAGCAGCCAGTCATATATGGTAGGGGCCCAATGCCAGCTGGTATGCAAATGGTGCCAATGGTTCTACCTGATGGTCAGATTGGATATGTTCTGTAAGTTGCATTCTATTTGGTTGGTTTATTTTCTTGAAATATGATGTTTTCTGTCtaaatttattttgtttctatgtAAAAATCTCGCAGTCAGCAGCCTGGTTCACCGGCTCCATCCATGCCACCTCGGAGGAATGATCGAAGCAGTGGCTCTGGTGGACCACAAGGACGAGGAAGTGGTAGTGGTGATGGCAGCCGTAGCCGAAGGTACCGTCCTTACTAGCATCAGCTAAAAGTACGGTGACGTCCTCTAGTTAGATAACAGGCTGAGAAGTAACAAAAGGAAGATTAAGTGGTTTAACTCTATCTTAAGAAATCTGAGAGATGTTTTTGTGAAGTGTTTGATGTCctgaaattgttttttttagtGGCATAGAAAGGTATATTTTTTTCCAGAGTAGTCTGCATTTCCATATCAGAGTGCCATCTGAGTTCTCGaagtctctcttctctctatcaAAACTAGGTTGCAAAATTGTCCACATTAGTGTAATTTTAGGATCATTGATGACGTATTTGTGTAGGATAGATAACACAAACTCgaactttcttttatttcttagtgtgtgtgtaagagagagagagagatgcgaAGGTGACTCCCTGCTTTCAGAGTCCAAGTAGCCCTAAATGCAATCCTggagattttattttatattaaaggCTTTCCCGAAGTGACTACACTGTGATCAAGAGGTACGCCGATGAGGGCAATTCCTTTGTTTGAAGTTAAAAACCCATGtataaggaaaattttctggTGAAGTCTGTAAGAAGTAATAGTTTGTAATggaaaattttcccttaatgCAGTTTTAGCTGACTTGCAGACTAAAACCCGTGTAAAAAGAGATTTAACAGGTAAGTGTAAAATAGGATTTTACTTTGAAAATTTCCTTTTACATGGAAACTAATGGAGCACTAGCAAATAGTAAAGGAAAAGGGTCAAGGAAAAATAAGtaagagtgtgtgtgtgtgtatgttggttgggggggggagggggggggggagattttCCTGTGGACCTCCATTTTCTACTGCTTCAGTTACCATCTTTATCCCCACTATGCAGTCCATAGCTCTAACAACCGGACTGGGCATCGAAGGGAAAAAGGTCCGGGTTGTTGAGTTTGACCTTATGATCGAAGTTTGGGTATTTTGACttgcataaattaaaatatcttgGATGAATTTATGCATTATATCGAATCGTAAGTACTCCTGTACTACTTTTGATTGTCATATTCCAGGAGagattttgtgtgtgtgtgtgtgtggagagGGTGGGGGGGCGAAGGGGAGAAAATGAGCAGCGACCGACTTATCAGGCTTGTGAAACAACTTGCCCACCAAAGAACTCCTAGGATTCAATTGATGTTGAAGATCAAACAATTTAAATGAAGTTGTAAGATTGAACCCTAAAACGTTGCATGTTCCTTAAAAGTAAAGCTTTGTTGACCATCAAACACAAAGCATAAGGCATCATGGTTGATTGTGGTAAAACATGTGGTGAGTCCTACTTAACCTACTTAGTTGGACAGAGTATATGGTAAACTTTAGGATCAAGTCACCTCCCTGAATCATTCTTTTCCGGGAaacaattacaaagaaaaaattaattGGTCCCGGAGATGTCTTTCCAAGTTGTCTAACCGAAATCCCCAAGCCCTGTTTATGCTCAAAAGCGGAACGTTGCTATACTCGATTGCATCTTCCACCATGCCCACTCCTCCATTCATCCGGCACTTCCTGTTCCCATTGTCCCTCCCAACCTTGGCCACAGCCGCCCTTTGTAATTCCTACAGGACATCTGATCTGCTTAGCAGTGTCTCTGTTCCTCTTGCTCCATCTCCTGCCCTGCTCTTGTCTGTTCCTCTTGAAATCCTGGAGTTGTTGGGCTCTGAAAGTCCCGAATCAAGAATGACGATCACAGCATGTCCTGCTCCCCCTAATTCTTCCTCTGTTTCTTGTTTGGGCCCCCGTATGGTTCTGGTTATGATGGCACTGCTTCCACCAAACCACCTGAGCTGCTAGGTTAAGAGCTTGTCTCTCGGTTTTAGTTTCAAGATGTTCCACAATTAAGGCATTGTTCTCGCTGGAGAGATTCTCCACCCATCTTCTTATCAATCCCAAACTCGTCATTCGAATTCCGAATCTCCAATTCAATAACTACAAAAAGATTACCTTTCACCTGTTCCAGATGTTTCCTACCTTCCTTCTTAAacctattttctttctttctttcccggAAAACTATGTCAAACTTCATCTTCATTAACAATTCAATCTCCCTAAACATCAACGAATAAAATAGTTGAGGAAAAACATTATCATATCAAACCATCATCTAAATGAACTTTTGCTTTTGAATTttgaggaaaaaataaaaaacaagctTCCAGGTGTGAGGCTAGGACACAGTTAATATATGATTGATTCGATATAACAGTGTTGGAatggaactctctctctctctctctctctaaagacCAGAGTTGCGATGACCTCACATCTGAATCTGATTGAAATATCTAGTTCATAGCAAATACTAGTCCATCATTGGGAAATCGAAAGATGACTCCATCCTATTCTCATGCATTAGTTAATGGTGATCTTGGGTGTCCTGTTACAGGATCTTTTGGATCAGGTCTCTGCTTACTGCTTAGGCTTTGAATATTTGGACTTCTGACTGAACCGAGATAATCAGAGCCGAAGCACACAAAATACGCAGACAAACCTAGGCCAGGCCAAAGCCACTCAAGATTGAAGGATGAGGTTCATGCATTAATTAATAATCACTCCTTTACTCGTCGGACTCAAAGAGCCCTCATGTCGTCCTTTCCAAGTTAGAATTGTTGTACTGTAACAATTTGTCCTCACAAAGCTATGACAAAGttctccaaaaaacaaaaaacttggaaCGAGTTAACCAGCTCACTACAAGCATATGGAGGTTGTTGTACTGTAACAGTTTGTCCTCACAATTCTATGACAAAGttctccaaaaaacaaaaaacctggAACGAGTTAATTAGCTCACCACAAGCATATGGAGGTCTAAATGGATTTTGACCAACCACATCCACTAGTTCCACTTGCAGCCAGCACCTTGATCTGTCTTTCTCGTATTGTCTGCACCACAAGCTCAAACAAGTGGATTCAATTGAGCTAGCCCAGTGATTATCCCATGGTAAAACCCCTAACATAGTTCACAAGCCTCAGAAATATGGCATGACCGACGGCCACCTACAAAATAAGCCTTAAGTTTCAACCAATTGCTCGTAAAAGGAAACGATAATGGGACTTAATTTTCTAGAATTTTTATGCTTCATGGTTGTACTCTGTATATGCCGTCATATATAGAAGCAACCTCATGCAGATGGAGATGGGAAATCAATCATTTTCTGTCTGCGGCTGTAGTGAAGTTTGGGTTCTGGATACTGATACTACTTCAAACTACTACAAGTACTGTTTTAATGAGAAACAGTGGGAACCAAAAAAAACTATACCTGAGACAACTGCAAATGTTTTAGCCCATTCATGACATACAGAAAATTGTATGAATATCATCTTCATTTCAGTCAATAATCACCGAGTCAAGTCACATGCAGATCACCTGAGATGTGATTATTACACACACAcaaccccttcccccccccccccccccctctcccccacccctttttcaaaaattaaaaaaggcaTGCAGTTGGCATGTTGATAACAAACATTTCAATGAGCTGACAAACCAAATCTCCGTGACATCTACTCAGTGGTTTCCACATGCTGAGGAGCCTCAGCTTCTTTCAACTTCTCCAAAGATAAGATACGTCCATCCAGAGACTCAAAGAGGCCTTTCATCTGGAGAAAGCAAGTTCAGCTATTAGCAGCGTGGAACAACTCAGATTATTCAGGTTGCTGCTAGAATATGAACTCATCCACATATCGATTTCTGTCCAGTAACATCCCTAttgattaataataaaaatcatCACAAGGATATAAATCCTGTGTTTCCGATAAAGAATCTGTTTTAGTTATAAGAAACAGGGCGTCTGCAATTCACCGTcattgcttttctttctttcctaccATTCTCACCTTTATTAATACCAAAATAAAGACCATAGGCAATTCAACTTCCATCTTTAGGAAGCACAAACTGATTTGACTGTATCACATGATGTGCTTAAAATGTTGGCAGATTAAATACATTTGGAAAAAAACATCCTCCCTCTTAAAGAAGGAGTCGTCAAGATCTAAAACATAAAATGCTTTGCAAAGGTGAACAGTATGCAATGCAGATATTCAATGGGTTTCATGGTTTCTGATATTGTctcccaagtttttttttttttttcctgtatcATACTATTTTCACATTTCCATTCTGTAATGGCCTACAGGTTTTTATGTAAACTTATATTCCTACTTTCTTTAATATTCTTTGAGCTCCAAAGACACAAATAGCCGACATGTGCCAATTTGAATTGGAATCCTTTAATGTGAAAAGATTTATCAGGTAACAGAGGAGTTATTTGCTATGAAAAAGATAATTTGTTTTGAAATCAAGCAGAATCATGTAAACAAAACCTGGCAACTGATGATTAGAAATGAGAGAGTAATCTCAAATTTAATGCACAGAGTAATGCCCTCAGTAAAGGTCCCATACAGTAAATGGGGGAGTAGCAATTCTATTCTTATTAGTGATATCTCATACAGAACAAGCATGAACAAGAGGTAAAGACCAGGTTTAAAGAAGTTGGAGTTCGTAAAAATGTCGGTGCTAACGAACTGAGAAACACGCCGTATAAATTGAATGTGTCATGCCAAAGTATTACATAAACAAACATAGAGGAATATTCTAAAATAATACTTAATTTTCAGGAAATGATAAGAGGCACAAATAAACACACACGTCTCAACTATTAGATCATTATAAATTACATAAAAGACCGGCCAAGTTTTATGGAGCAGAAGGCAACGCAATTTGCCTTGCTTTACCAAGCAGACTGCTGCATAAAACGAGTATTTCTAGAATGAGGACGTTGGCATGGATGAGTGGCAAGATTAGAAAGGACATGACTAGCAAACTGGTGTATCTAGTGGACTTCAGGGTAGCCTCAAGAGGTGACTAGATCAGGAAAGTCATCTAAGTTTAAATTTTCATAATCAATAGATTTCAAATAACCCTTCGAATGGCATTAATGGGGACAACCAGAGCGGTCTGTTAACACTTGTAATCTCTTCTATTTCAATGTTTATGAGAGTTTGTCTCACCTCGAAGGTGTGATGCTTTCAAGCAGTACTTTCAAGTGAGTCGGTGCTCTGAATGCTGTTTTGGATGTTCAGGATGTCAGACTTTTGAGCCTGATGTCCATTTAACTGGTTAGAAAAAAGTCTTGTTATTTGAATGGATTCTTTTCTCTGAGATGAACGTTACTTTCATTTCAAATGCCAAGTTGTCTAGGACGCAGTTTGAACATTCAATCACCCCGACATTAAAAACGCATTATGGGTAAGAACAACCccctcctccccaccccccccaaccAAGCGCTTTTTAGTTTCCCCATTTGATCTCTCATTCGTCTCTTCCACCCTATGGTTTTCACCTGCTGCTGGAGCCATCAGGTTTCCTACCATAATCATTAATGCTTTTTCTACCTTTTGAAATATGATCTTATGAAATCATCATTCCTGAAACAGTAGAGAAACTATTCAGGACATCAGGATGTGAAATTTCCGAGTGATGGGAAACTATCCGCTCCTTCTTCCTAgtaattttttctaattttataacAAATATTGTGGTGTTCTACAGGACATGtgagatctttttttttttttttttttttttggtgaagaacACATGTGAAATCTTTTAAACCCCTGCAAACTTCATTTTTTCCCTTTCAGAAAAGGACTCCTGGAGTAATGTATACCAGAACAAACGCAGGAGAAGTAAGCAGATTACAGGAATTCGCCAATTTAGATTTCCAACCCCCACCACAGGATTTAGACTACAATATCTTTGAAACCAAAGAAAGCAAAGCATACGAACTCTAAAATTCTTGGAAATCCTTAACATGAGACATCAGACCTCTGCCCATGATGATGGCAACAAACATTTTCCATAATTTCGAGATTGCTTTGCTTGATACGGCAATCGCAAAGATGCAAAACAGCTATTGAAATAGTTTTTGAGGATAAATTCATACAAAGCACACCAACATGCCAAGAGATGAATTCCAGGGTGAGATATAGACTAAAAGTTAATATGATCGAAGGAAATCATAAAGAGACCACCAACCTGCTGAGAGATGGATTCCTGAGCCACTTTGTAATCCCTGTAAAGGACCAATAGACCAACGGCGGACGCAGTTGCAGCACCTGCAAAGAAAGATGCTAACCTAACTCTCAGAAAGTACCCCATCTCTTTCTCCCCTGTCGCAGACCAGATCGGAATTGAAGTATGTGTCTTCGTTCGTATcataaaacaaaagagaagaaattgtgAGTGTCCAAGTAATATGTTTGTTTAAAGGCTTACGTGAAAACTAGCTTTTAAAGGTAAAGCCCTTGGGGTACACACCAGGAATGGCCGCGGCGAACTACGCA is a window encoding:
- the LOC122664676 gene encoding uncharacterized protein LOC122664676; translation: MIRTKTHTSIPIWSATGEKEMGYFLRVRLASFFAGAATASAVGLLVLYRDYKVAQESISQQMKGLFESLDGRILSLEKLKEAEAPQHVETTE